Genomic segment of Drosophila biarmipes strain raj3 chromosome 2L, RU_DBia_V1.1, whole genome shotgun sequence:
AGAATTCGATTTCCAcgctttaaatataaatatttgcataaagatttatgtatgtatactTAAGCTATTAAGTATTTACAAAGCTCAACTATGAACACGAACTTGTAACGACATTTGAAATTCTGATTCTGTTTGATTGGTCTTGGTTATTATTCGTTAGTGTGGtaattaatatgttttctaCTTTTAAATTGTcttcttaaattattttgtttcgctTTGCTATGTCAAAAAGTTGTAGAATTATGTTTAACAAATACTCGATACGAATCTCTACAATTTGCGACCTAATCAAATGCAACTGCTTAaagttgggtttgttttttttttggaattgaACTAATTTTTACTCATCGATTGTAATACTACCCGTATGGGAGAATGTAATGCAAATTTGAActcaatttaatataattatatttaaaaattatttacaccTTGAAAGTATCTCTAATTTAGACGAtaaatgttgttttgttttcatcttaaatgttatttctgtTCTCGCTTTTTGATctcaaatttttgaaaaaacaaaCTAGGTAACGAATGTGTCACTTAAATTCGTTGCTGGCTTAGTACTTGTACTCTGGCAGAACTCTAGCCTCTGCCGGAGGAGCTGCATCAAAATGATCAATCTGGAAATTGGAAGCGACTTGGTCACCCAAAATAATCCGCAAACAAACGTGATGACTCCTCCTCAGCCTCGATACGATGGCATCCTGCGACGATCCTTAAAAGTCCACATCGTCGTCGTAGTCATCGCTATCGCTATCGTTGCTGGGGAGGATGTGGAAGCAGGCCCACAGCCGGGACATGTCCACTCATCGTTTGCGGTTATAGGCGCCAAGCGAAGACTGCCTTCATTCCTTCATCTCGTGGCCATTGGGGCCCAGCTCGAGGAGCTCATGGGGCTCGGCATTCAGCTGGAGGACAAATAAATGTAAAGGAAATTACactactaaaaaaaattagggtCCACTCACCCTATCCACGCTGGCCAGATCGTTCTTTGACAGATGATTGACCAAAATAGTGCCTAGGGCATCACACATCACATTGATGGTGGTGCGGAAGCGATCcctgaaataattttaatcctTAATAAAATCTTCCGATTTGTTAGGCGTCGACCTACAGTAGCCAATCGACAGCTATGATGAGGGACACATCCTTCGGCTCCAAGCCCACAGTGTCCAGCACCATGACCATGGTGACAAGTCCTGCCTGCGGGATACCAGCAGCTCCGATCGAGGCTGCCGTGGCCGTTATGCTCACGGCCACAATGGTACCGAAGGAGTAGCTCATCTCACGGTACTGGGCGATGAACAGAGCAGCCACCGCCTCGTAGAGAGCCGTTCCGTCCATGTTGATGGTGGCGCCCACGGGAATGACGAAGCGAGTGACCCGCGGATCGATGCCCATGTTGTCCAGACATTTGATGGTCAGTGGCATGGTGGCTGAGCTGGAACCCGTTCCGAAAGCGGTGGCCAGGACCTGACTAAGCTTGGCGATAAAGCGGTAAGGCAGGCGTCGTGTGCCCAAGAAGAAGATCACAGCAATGGTACCTGAAAGAAAAAAGAGTTAGGTTATAGGATTGACTAGTAACTTCCTTCAGAAAAAAACCCTACTTACCAAAACCATGCAGGAATAGACCTATCATGACTGTTATGAAGTACCATCCCAGCGATTGAATGGTGGCTGCTATGGACTCCATCTCAATGATCTTGGCGGCTATTAAGAAGGCCACTCCCAGCGGAGAAATCCTATGCAAGTCATCTATTACATTCTGATCGTAGGAGAACTAATCTCCGCTTACCAAATAACCCACGATGTGATGGTCATCATGGCCTCGCTCAGGGTGGTGAAGAAGTCCTGCAGCAGCTGTCCCTTCTCACGCATCCGGCCAATGGTGGTGCCCAGGATTACACTGAACATCACAAGGCCCAGAACATTGGAGCCCTCGCGTTGGGCAGACTTGAACTCCCAGTTTTCCATGGGTTCTGTAAAAGCAAATATGGAAATAAGTTTCATAATGAGTTAAGGTTGGGTTTCAAGAACTTACGGGCTGGGCTAATGCTAGTGTTCTCATAGATCTCAGTGCGGTGCTAGAATAGAGTGGGTGTAAAAGATAATACATTGCCAAAGCCATATTTGATAGTAACAAAAGAGTTAATGTTATTATATTCTATGAGAACCCAATACCAATTTCGTATtaactataataatatatataataatggGTTACTAAATCATGTTCTGCACATCCGCTCAAAAAAGAGGAATCTGGATTACAACGAATTTGTTTTGTCTGTTATTTTCCTTCATTGAGCCAACAATAATCTAATTGGGCGCATGAATATTCATTCGGTTGCCTACCTCATCAGCATACACACGTACCAGTGTGCACATAATTATGGAGGTACAATGTCCACGTATCTGCCCGGGCTAAGTACTTTGATTCAATTTGCGTCTGGGGCCTCCTAAACCGTGTTGATAGGACCGCCTCCCGCTCGCCCTGTGCCGACTCCCGCCGCACAtgcgataattgaaatttaagcACTGACACTCACTCACACCGCGAGCACTTGTGCGAAATCCCCCTATTTGAATGCGGATTGTAATTGAAATTGTGGTATCCCTATCATGCCAGTTTTGATTATGTGTCGCGCTTTGTTTCAATCAAAATCTGGCCAAACCGCAAAGAATTGAATAATTGCTACCGCTGTTGGTACTCCCGCAAATCGCTGTTCAACAGTGCGTATGCCTTAAGCGAGAGACTTACCTGGAACATGGTGGACTGTATGATGTTGTCCGTGAACATGTTTCTATTGGGAGAAATGAAATGAGTCACAAGGCGGCTTAGGTTATCGGCAGATTGACACTCACCGCACCAGATCCATCAGCGTGTCTGGGGTGAGCACCTTGGAGGCCTTGTCGATGCTCTCCGTCTGGGTCTCCACGATCTTGGCTCCCTGGCCGGGACGCAGGGTGGTCACCAGGCAAATGCCCAGAATCACGGCCGAAATGGTGGTCACAAAGTAGTATGTGATGGCCCTGGGTTTGCAAATTATGTTGGTATTATAACAAGATTTAGTATGTGATGTTTCTCTGGACTTACCTGGTAGCAATCTTGCTGGACATGCTAAGATCGAGGCCACCAATGGCGCTGGTGATTGAGGACACCAAAAGCGGTACAATCAAACATTTTAGCAttctgaaaaaaatgttttattagaaagtaatatttttgagGAATCCAGATTTTTGTGATCTTCATAGGGGTTGACTTTTACACATTTTTCtgcttggttttttttttttggtttcctGTAACTCACCGCAAGAAAATCTCTCCGGGGAAAGATATGTACATGATCTCTCGCTTGGACCACTCGCCCGTGCTGTTCTTGATGATGAAGCCGATGAGTCCTCCCACGAACACACCGATTACGGTGGCCATGGTGAGGACGTTCTCCTGCATGAACGACTTGAACTTGCCGCCATCCTGCTTGGGTCGCGTCATGGTGACGGTTAGGGCCTGGAGAACCCTGGATCCTGCTGGAAACCCTCCTTACGCACTTTTGCGATGCGTCGCTCAAGTCGATGCTCTGCCGCCAAAATATCGGATCAGATGATAAGGGGagtctgaaaataaaaaacaccacCATGATAACTAACTTGCATTAAATATCAGTACTGCGAATCGTAGGCTCTTATAAAGTGGTTGTTTTGAATATAAGCTTGGGTAAGTTTTTCTCAGAAAAGGTTTCCTGGCAGCGAACCAACCGATTGTCCTTGCCAAACTCCTAAGCGAAAGCTCTACGCTTATTATTTCAAGTTTTCTATATCAAACTAGTTCCAGCCCGAACAGATGTTGTCGAGGGGTTGCGTTGAACGGCAGCGTTTCCTCCTCACCGGGCGACCAGCGATCGACGACTGATATTACAACCCCAAAAAGAGTAAAGTCAGGCAGCTGGGCTTTTGTGATTTATGCTCACCCCCTACCTCCGACCTCCGTTCTCCGAGGGGTGTTACTTTTGACGCGAGGCCGGACGGATGTTGTTCAGCGCTGGACTTATTTCGGAATACTCTTCAGAACACTTTCCGAGGGTAAAGGGCGGAAGCGAGAGCTTGATGCCAGCAGTGCCAACAAACGAAACTCAAACATTGCAGAGCAATTAGGAATTTAGCGCTGGCTATTAGCACTCATTTAGCATTGACACGTTTTCCCATTATGCACAAAAGTGCTACAAGCGACAAACAATAAGAGATGAACAGCGCGGATTCCTAGAAGAAAGCAGTTCAATTTATCGAAGAGTTGTGGCTGGGAAACGTGTCAAACCAATAAATTTACATAAGCGATCGGgtaatgaaaacaaatttaatatctTAACTGGGTGCAAGGGTAAGGAACGAGGAGACGCCGACCAGCGATCTAGACTGATCCGAAAGATACCGATGCCGGTATCTGACGCCGCTTACATCATGGTCGTTAGAATATCCTCTCAATTGGAATACGCCCCTTGCGATTCGGGATTAATCAAGAAATCTTTGCACTTCGAAATTGTTTAGCCAATTGTACAACAATTGACGGGGAGACAGCGGAAGACTGGGATGGCGATGGCAACGAACACTTTGGTGTAGTAGGCATAAATTGGAGAGGTGACTAAACAAGTGACTGTGACCACTTAGTTAATTTTAATGGAATAAAGGCTAGGTCTTGGGTCAGCCGACTTGTTAATGTAAGCGAAATTCGATAactacttatttttatacatattagCATATGTATTTAATACCTGTTAAATTGTAATGTTCTATaacatttgtttaaatttagttttaacTAATTCACCGTTGCAGGCACCTTAAACTTACttataaagtaatttttttaattttttgagtgcactccggtattataaatataatttaaaatgatgttccttttttattaccactttaatattattaaataacgGTAgggatataaaataaaataaccatttttttagttttgactAATGCAACGGTAAGCAGGcacaaaaaatttgaaaatatagtatttaaaaaaattaaaaatggatgcactaaagtaaaaaaaatataagtagaagtaaaactaaacaaaaagaaagaaattgtatattttatgCCTTGTTGTTCTTCGACATTTATTTCTTTCtaattcacattttttttatagttttcttCATAATGGCCCCTTTTTTCAATTCTCAAATAAATGTAGGGTATTTTCCGTATAGACTGCCTTTCAGGTCTTTCAGCACTTCACCCTCGCCATGAGATCACTGATCACAATCGTCTGGCTGCTCCACACCCTTTGGCAGACCGACGCGATGATAATGCCATTATGTGTCCGACGTTCTCGGTTCGGTCGGTGGTCGcaagtatctgtatctgcggtTCGCCTAATTGATGTAACTACAGAACAGCACAGTCCagaaactgaaaccgaaactgaaactgattCTGAATGGATGATTGGCATGTGCCCAGGTCGTATGTTGTGTGATGTCAGTGGAAAGGTGGTCGGGCTGTTCATTGATGGGGATACTTCAGGCTGGGCTGAACTCTATTTAGTGGGGGCAGTGGGCTGTATCAAAGCATTTAGAAGGTGTTTATCTCAATCGTTTAACTTGCGAACCGTTTAGGCTCGCCACTTGTAAATCAATCGGTTGGGAAAATGGATGTGCAGataagaattcaatttaataaatatggcGGAGCTTGAGTGGAATGCACTTGGAATGCAGTGGCACTCGCGcactaatttatttactaagTCGCGTTTGAGTTTAATTGAATTGTCTTTGTGCACATTTATGTATAGTTATTTGTTCACATTTTTCTACTTCGAACTTGACCGTGAATGAGTCTGTTTACATACAGCCGTAGGCGGACAGTGTGTTCCATGTAAATATGTGTAACTATTTAAATGGTGTCGCAGTtgctttgcattttaattgcagcGGAAGTATCATTGATCATTCAAGTTCATTGAAAAAAGGATGGTTTTCACACCAAACGGAAACTAGACCGTCGATTGACAAATCATCTTAATTAACTGGTAATTCAAAACCCACTTTAGCACTCACCCCAGCGAGCTCCTGGGTGAACTTGAACTTGTCTTTATTAGTGGAGCTCTAATTGATTGGTCCAGGGATCGTTATCTATAACTATAAAACAGATATTCgaataaatcattttgttttctatatcAGAAACAGTTTACGGAAACCATATCTTCGCCATATTTGATTGGCAGACGGTTTACATGATCACAAATGCCGTACCTACAAGTTTGTTATTGTTGATAGTCAAACACAAATATATGTCCAGAGATGAATACTAATTAACGCGCTAGACTATGGCTTATATAACACAGGAGTACTTTTACTACACAGCTAATTAATGCAATGCAAACTTAATTCAGAGGGCAGCAAATTCATTGTAAATGCAAATTGATTTGCATTGCGCGGGGGTTGGGTCAGAAAAATTGAATATGTGACGGCGCAGAAGGTTTACCCACCCACTTGGCTTCGATGTGaggaaatttattaaaaggtGATCGAGCAGAACCAGTTTAAACTGACCTGAGCTTCAAGTCATTAAGTTTGCGTTATAAAAGCTATTATCACTATTTATTAAGTTGATGTTAGGGCAACGCTTGTTTTTATGGATTTATGTGCATTTCCATGGAAAAATGTAATAACCAAAAATTGTTCCAAGAAATGGGAACTAAAGGGTAATGGAAAGTTTTGATTTAGAACATACAAATTTCAATGCCTCTCAAACCCGACCTGAAGAAAAAAATCTCAATAGCGAAATCTAAAGCTGTCactttgcaaaaaaaaaccttcaataaataaatacctttATACATAAATATGCAAACATGACGCTATAATCTCCACTCATCCGACTGCCATTATCTATAGACTGAATGTCTGACTATCTCAAAACCGTAGGTCGGCATTTCAATCAAGTTGAACCCTATCAAGATGACTAAAGTTCCGCAAAATGAAGTGCTAAAATCGCAAGCAGCACGTGGGTTATCATAAATTATAGTTGAGATTAAACTGATTCATTCGCGCTCCAAATGGTCATTTCTGCTgattttatgaattatttttctcgCGTCTATTTTAtaagcaaatttaatttagatgTGAAAATTGGAGAGGCGGAGAAGAAATGATAACTTTTGCCTGAATTTCTTTCTAATAATGTGTCTTCTTCAGATGATGTGTTTACTAGTCACATTAATGCGAGAGAGCAGATAAAACTATTTTGGATGCATCGCGAAAATAATGTGCATTGTGCgctaaaaataagaattaaaaaaaaagagaaagagaaaaataagaattaaaaagAAAGCGAAAAATACATAAACCGTCTGACACGCCCCTGTCTATGCAAAATGCGTGGGATGACTACCAAGGTTATTAGCGAGGTGGTTTAGTATCTTATCAGCACTGTAAATCGGAAATTATTCACGCCCCTCTCTCGGCTCTTAAGAAGAGTAAATCGATGCGATGgcaagtaaataaaaacatgcAGAACGCATCTTATCCTCGTTAAGAATGTTGGGAACatgtctttaaaaaatgtagtatTAAAAGGCCGCACTCCAAGggcttaaaaaaatcaatgaaaTTTTGTAATAGATTTCCAACAAACATGACAGAGCactataatatattatattcaaaATGTGTAGGTAAGCCATCTATTCGCTTGTTTACATGAAAGTGATTAAGCTGCATCATTATACACTCAGTTAGGAACAAGTgccaatattgaaaatataaccATAAATGTAGGACCTGCGGGCCATTAAAGTATTTcacaatataaaatttaatacacaAATAAAATGTCTGACATCTCTGTATTCTTTTCAACGGCGGATATATAGTTTAATGGTGTTCATCTGCTAGCAATAGTCCGAGCACTTACAATCAAACGCATTCACATGAGCTGCTGGCTGGGCGAAACTCCCGACGTATTCAAGAACCCTTCAGGCACGAGCCCGAGTCGAGTGGCGGAGGATCGAGATGCGCGTTGTCCCGAGCACGCGGCGCTATAGACACTGACTACTGATCAGGCGGTGATCCCACACACCGATTCCGAATCTTATTCCGATCTGGTCTGCTCTAGTCGGCTCTGCTGGCAGCGGCAGTAGAACCTGACTCGTCGGTTTGTAAAACAGTACTAGAAACTAAATCGAAATCAAATTCGAAATATAGCCAGCTACCGCGCAAATTGCTCGCTGGCAGCGACGCTGGCGCTGGCGCTGGCATCTGTGTTGCGGGTGTGTGTGCTCCGGGGGTTGACTTTCATTCATCAAAAGCTGCTGCCTCTGCCGACGGCGCTGCCCTCGGCTCATCGCATTTCACGTaacgcatacgcagcgttggcCGCGTAATTTGTCGCGCCTTGTTTCGCTTTCCCTCGCTGCAAGGAGTGCAGTGAAAGGAACTCATTACAGTAGTTCTTGGTAGTAGTATCTTGGCGTATCCACTTTCGATTACTTCCTTCCCATTAGTTGCTGCATTGTGCGGGCACTGCACTGATCATCCTCGCATTGTGTTCCATGGCAATCAGGGGTTTTTCCGGCCGCTCAAGGTCTTGCTCTGCGCTGGAAAGAAAGCAAGATTCGTTTTAGATCTGGTTTGTTATTATGTCACAACATGTTCGCCCTATAAGTGGGTCAAGTTTGTGCATTAGCCAATCCCAGCTGTGATTACACCTCATAAATGCTGAAAAGATCGTGACAAACCACCCCAAAAAAAGAGGGAACAATGGCCATAGCCATGGACTACTTGAACCTGATTGAGTGTGCCGGCAACACAAAGGCCAGGAATCCAAGGGAACCAGTAAGAAAGTGGGACCGA
This window contains:
- the LOC108032712 gene encoding excitatory amino acid transporter 1 produces the protein MTRPKQDGGKFKSFMQENVLTMATVIGVFVGGLIGFIIKNSTGEWSKREIMYISFPGEIFLRMLKCLIVPLLVSSITSAIGGLDLSMSSKIATRAITYYFVTTISAVILGICLVTTLRPGQGAKIVETQTESIDKASKVLTPDTLMDLVRNMFTDNIIQSTMFQHRTEIYENTSISPAQPMENWEFKSAQREGSNVLGLVMFSVILGTTIGRMREKGQLLQDFFTTLSEAMMTITSWVIWISPLGVAFLIAAKIIEMESIAATIQSLGWYFITVMIGLFLHGFGTIAVIFFLGTRRLPYRFIAKLSQVLATAFGTGSSSATMPLTIKCLDNMGIDPRVTRFVIPVGATINMDGTALYEAVAALFIAQYREMSYSFGTIVAVSITATAASIGAAGIPQAGLVTMVMVLDTVGLEPKDVSLIIAVDWLLDRFRTTINVMCDALGTILVNHLSKNDLASVDRLNAEPHELLELGPNGHEMKE